The genomic segment GTTGAGAAGATTTTCACATCCTTAATCCCCCGCCAGCGGCGGAGAAGGGAGAGTACGTCTTTAACCTTAATGCGGGGAGGTTTCTCTTCTAACCGCACAGATCGAATAATTGTGCTGAATAGTTACGGTAAAAGAAAGAATAAAGAAACAGGGGCTATATTTCTAAAACAAGCCTGTCCTTTCTATCCTTACAAGATTAACTATATCCTAACTGACAATGGAGCTGAATTTAGTTATAAAGCATTGCCAAAAGGAAAGAAGACCAAGAAAACTCACCCTTTTGACAAGATTTGTCAAGAAAACAAAATACAACATAGAACTATCAAATTCAAACATCCTTGGACTAATGGAATGATGGAGAACTTCAATAAACGAATTAAGAAAAAAATATTGACACAATATCTCTTTCAGAGTATAATAGAAATGAATGGTAAATTGATAGAGTTTATTAATGACTATAATATGAATAAAAGACTTAAATCTTTAAACTATAAAACACCATCTCAATATTTAAAAGAAATAAAAAATAGAGATTTAAAATTAATTAAAATTACCAACTAACGTATCGTTATTTAACACTTAGTTAGTTCACCACAGTCTTCTATAACTTTTGATGGCTGATTAATACTTACATATCATATGCATGCGGGAGGAATGGTTTACATCCCCATATTTAAGATTACAATGTCCACTATCTTCTTTAGTGGTGCACGAACATGAGAGAATGTTATGGATATAGAGAAATATTTAGTATCAAAGAAAAATATAATAGAGGAGGCATTGGATTATTATTTGCCTAAGGTTGATGAATATCCAAAGGTTATTCATGAGGCAATGCGCTATGGGGTTTTTTCAGGCGGGAAAAGAATAAGGGCTATTTTGGTGTTAACCGCAGGGGAATCGGTAGGTGGCAACAATAAAGGATTATTCCAGGCGGCGGCCGCTATAGAATTAATTCATGCTTATTCACTCATTCATGATGACCTGCCGGCTATTGATGACGATGATTTTAGAAGAGGAAAACCCTCCTGCCATAAAAAATTTAATGAGGCAATCGCTATATTCACTGGTGATGCCTTACTTACTCATTCCTTTTACTTATTGTCCAAAATTAAAAACTCACCTGCTCGGGTAATAAAAGTTTATGAAGAAATATCAAAGGCTATTGGCACATCCGGAATGATTGGCGGACAGGTGGTTGATAT from the bacterium genome contains:
- a CDS encoding integrase core domain-containing protein, coding for VEKIFTSLIPRQRRRRESTSLTLMRGGFSSNRTDRIIVLNSYGKRKNKETGAIFLKQACPFYPYKINYILTDNGAEFSYKALPKGKKTKKTHPFDKICQENKIQHRTIKFKHPWTNGMMENFNKRIKKKILTQYLFQSIIEMNGKLIEFINDYNMNKRLKSLNYKTPSQYLKEIKNRDLKLIKITN
- a CDS encoding polyprenyl synthetase family protein, with the translated sequence MDIEKYLVSKKNIIEEALDYYLPKVDEYPKVIHEAMRYGVFSGGKRIRAILVLTAGESVGGNNKGLFQAAAAIELIHAYSLIHDDLPAIDDDDFRRGKPSCHKKFNEAIAIFTGDALLTHSFYLLSKIKNSPARVIKVYEEISKAIGTSGMIGGQVVDIESEDSEILDVPTLEYIHTHKTGALICAAVKVGTILGGGDKKQLHLLTQYGEHIGLAFQIVDDLLDLEEGIKGRDRKSDLVKKKLTYPAVYGIESSKKQVTILIESAISCLKNFNHKADPLRAIAEFIGRRGSVIQTVDYRHQTSD